One region of Polaribacter pectinis genomic DNA includes:
- a CDS encoding carbohydrate kinase family protein, whose protein sequence is MKNFIRNIDILCVGEVLIDFIGHQNDVLINGTRDYHRYLGGSPANVAMNCKRLGLNSTMVAAVGKDGFGEYVLKRLDEIGIDTKHIKKLDNKATSVIFVSKSNGTPDFIPYRDADCAISEEQITAEMLAATKIYHTTCFALSKKPAQTTILNKAAEAFKSGCKLSIDLNYAKELWSNREEALEVIKTYCKYNPLIKISDDDMFRFFEKELSHEEIFNFFHNLGVETVCLTLGSKGVKLSQKEKEVIQLPAIKIEKVMDTTGAGDAFWSGFLFAYIKEKPIEECLQVALKLAALKLQNVGRLPDNINVLSKLL, encoded by the coding sequence TTGAAAAATTTTATAAGAAATATAGATATTTTATGTGTTGGTGAAGTCTTAATCGATTTTATAGGTCACCAAAACGATGTCTTAATTAACGGAACCAGAGATTATCATAGATATTTAGGTGGTTCGCCAGCAAACGTTGCTATGAATTGCAAACGATTAGGGTTAAATTCAACAATGGTTGCAGCAGTTGGTAAAGATGGTTTTGGAGAGTACGTTTTAAAAAGATTAGATGAAATTGGTATTGATACAAAACACATAAAAAAGCTTGATAATAAAGCTACAAGTGTCATTTTTGTTTCAAAATCAAACGGAACACCAGATTTTATACCATATAGAGATGCAGATTGTGCAATTTCTGAAGAGCAAATAACAGCAGAAATGTTAGCTGCTACAAAAATATACCACACAACTTGTTTTGCGTTGAGTAAAAAACCTGCGCAAACTACTATTTTAAATAAAGCTGCAGAAGCTTTTAAAAGCGGATGTAAATTAAGTATCGATTTAAATTATGCCAAAGAATTATGGTCTAATAGAGAAGAAGCTTTAGAAGTTATAAAAACATATTGCAAATACAATCCATTAATAAAAATTAGTGATGATGATATGTTTCGATTCTTCGAAAAAGAATTATCGCACGAAGAAATTTTTAATTTCTTTCATAATTTAGGAGTAGAAACTGTTTGTTTAACTTTAGGTAGTAAAGGTGTAAAACTTTCTCAAAAAGAAAAAGAAGTAATTCAATTACCAGCAATAAAAATAGAAAAAGTAATGGATACAACTGGCGCTGGAGATGCATTTTGGTCTGGTTTTTTATTCGCTTATATTAAAGAAAAACCAATAGAAGAATGTTTGCAAGTCGCTTTAAAATTAGCAGCTTTAAAACTTCAGAATGTAGGTAGGCTTCCAGATAATATTAATGTTTTATCCAAACTTCTATAA
- a CDS encoding RagB/SusD family nutrient uptake outer membrane protein encodes MKNIKLLLAGIFATFLIAGCSDDFLEYEPEGVLSNENVATAENAEALVVAAYAGIANDDMVGPLTNMWVYGSVRSDDAYKGGGGRGDVDIVDRYEQYNLTIADDPLDWMGPRTWTNYYKAISRANFALKVINDIPDAEYSNKAIRQGELRFLRAHSHFMLKLLFKKIPYITEDLTQEEIIKVSNDVDNDALWNTIADDFLFAYNNLPQSQDQVGRADKNAAAAYLAKLSLYQAYEQNDNHAVTNINMSKLQDVVDYANDVTSSLESDYGNNFLDGFDNGSESIWAAQFSINDGTTVSRVSFVTGLNSPHGTGLYGCCGFHLASQNMVNAFKTDASGLPLLDTFNNSNIFDVVDANGETALAAGITLDPRIDHTVGIPGRPFKYRNTVNTSGDMIYNFSWARDPGVYGYFGNMKEQQAPDCGCYVKEGPFVGTSKNVDFIRYADVLLFKAEALIQMNQVDAGLAIINQVRRRAAASTQRQIDAGATDVYNVGEYPMGLSKSEAFKALMFERRLEFGMEGPRFFDLVRWGMAEQVLNAYLAVEKTRKDFLTNANFTAGRDEYYPIPQREIDFTGGLYKQNPGY; translated from the coding sequence ATGAAGAATATAAAATTATTATTAGCGGGAATCTTTGCTACATTTTTAATAGCAGGATGTTCTGATGATTTCCTAGAATATGAGCCAGAAGGTGTATTATCTAATGAAAACGTAGCTACAGCAGAAAATGCAGAAGCATTAGTGGTTGCTGCATATGCAGGAATTGCAAATGATGACATGGTAGGTCCACTTACTAACATGTGGGTTTATGGAAGTGTTAGATCTGATGACGCCTACAAAGGTGGTGGTGGTAGAGGTGATGTTGATATCGTAGATAGATATGAACAATACAACTTAACAATTGCAGACGATCCTTTAGATTGGATGGGACCAAGAACTTGGACTAATTATTATAAAGCAATCTCGAGAGCTAACTTTGCATTAAAAGTAATTAATGATATACCAGATGCAGAATATTCAAACAAAGCTATAAGACAAGGAGAACTTCGTTTTTTAAGAGCGCACTCTCATTTTATGCTTAAACTATTGTTTAAAAAAATACCATATATCACAGAAGATTTAACTCAAGAAGAAATTATTAAAGTTTCTAATGATGTAGATAATGATGCTTTATGGAACACAATTGCAGATGATTTTCTATTTGCCTACAACAACTTACCTCAATCTCAAGATCAAGTTGGTAGAGCAGACAAAAACGCAGCAGCTGCTTATTTAGCAAAACTAAGTTTATACCAAGCTTACGAGCAAAATGACAATCACGCCGTTACAAATATAAACATGTCTAAATTACAAGATGTTGTCGATTATGCAAACGACGTAACTAGTTCACTAGAATCAGATTACGGTAATAACTTTTTAGATGGTTTTGATAATGGTTCAGAATCTATTTGGGCTGCACAATTTTCTATCAATGACGGTACAACTGTTAGTAGAGTAAGTTTTGTAACTGGATTAAATTCACCTCATGGAACTGGTTTATATGGTTGTTGTGGGTTTCATTTGGCTAGTCAAAATATGGTGAACGCATTTAAAACAGATGCTTCTGGTTTACCATTATTAGATACTTTTAATAATAGTAATATTTTTGATGTTGTAGATGCAAATGGAGAAACTGCTTTAGCTGCAGGAATTACTTTAGATCCAAGAATAGACCATACAGTTGGTATTCCTGGACGTCCTTTTAAATATAGAAATACGGTAAATACTTCTGGAGATATGATTTATAACTTTAGTTGGGCAAGAGACCCAGGTGTTTATGGATATTTTGGGAACATGAAAGAACAACAAGCTCCAGATTGTGGTTGTTATGTAAAAGAAGGTCCATTTGTTGGAACATCAAAAAATGTAGATTTTATTAGATATGCAGATGTACTTTTATTTAAAGCAGAAGCTTTAATTCAAATGAATCAAGTAGATGCTGGTTTAGCCATAATTAACCAAGTTAGAAGAAGAGCTGCAGCTAGTACGCAAAGACAAATAGATGCAGGAGCAACAGATGTATATAATGTTGGAGAATATCCAATGGGTTTATCTAAATCTGAGGCTTTTAAAGCTTTAATGTTCGAAAGACGTTTAGAGTTTGGTATGGAAGGTCCAAGATTTTTTGACTTAGTAAGATGGGGAATGGCAGAACAAGTTCTAAATGCATATTTAGCAGTTGAAAAAACAAGAAAAGATTTTTTAACAAATGCTAATTTTACAGCAGGTAGAGATGAATACTATCCAATACCTCAAAGAGAAATAGATTTTACTGGTGGTTTATATAAGCAAAACCCTGGTTACTAA
- a CDS encoding NADP-dependent malic enzyme: MSDSRKRHEALLYHAKPKPGKIEVVPTKKYATQHDLALAYSPGVAAPCLEIAKDKNNVYKYTSKGNLVAVISNGTAVLGLGDIGPEASKPVMEGKGLLFKIFADIDVFDIEVDATDVEQFIATVKAIAPTFGGINLEDIKAPEAFEIETRLKAELDIPVMHDDQHGTAIISAAALKNAIDITEKDISKVKIVVNGAGAAAISCTRLYLKLGVKRENVVMCDSKGVIRKDRDNLTSQKEEFATDQDITTLEEAMHNADVFIGLSMGNVVNPEMLLSMAKDPIVFAMANPDPEIEYDLAVATRDDIIMATGRSDHPNQVNNVLGFPFIFRGALDVRATKINEEMKMAAVHALADLAKKSVPEQVNIVYDEVSLTYGREYIIPKPFDPRLIYEIPPAIAKAAMDSGVALEPIEDWNKYREELMERSGSGSKEIRLLHNRAKSNPKRIVFAEADHLDVLKAAQRVHEEKIGIPILLGRKEVILELKEEIGFTGDVAIIDPKTDEESDRRNRFGEAYWKTRQRKGRTFSEAKKLMRERNYFAAMMVNEGEADALITGYSRPYPSVVKPMLELIEKDKDVSRIAACNLMLTKQGPLFLADTTINENPTAKDLAKIAQMTGNFASMFGMKPNIAMLSFSNFGSSNSETSKKIREAVSYIHRHFPKVVIDGEIQADFALNPELLAKEFPFSKLNGKKVNVLIFPNLESANITYKLLKEVQGAESIGPVILGFNKPVHILQLGASVDEMVNMAALAVVDAQQKEKRNNK, translated from the coding sequence ATGAGTGATTCTAGAAAAAGACACGAAGCTTTACTATACCACGCAAAACCAAAACCTGGTAAAATTGAAGTTGTACCTACTAAAAAGTATGCAACTCAACACGATTTAGCATTAGCTTATTCTCCAGGAGTTGCAGCACCTTGTTTAGAAATTGCAAAAGATAAAAACAACGTTTATAAATATACATCTAAAGGAAATTTAGTTGCAGTAATTTCTAACGGTACAGCTGTTTTAGGTTTGGGAGATATTGGCCCAGAAGCCTCTAAACCAGTTATGGAAGGAAAAGGTTTGCTTTTTAAAATATTTGCAGACATAGATGTTTTTGATATTGAAGTTGATGCAACTGACGTAGAACAGTTTATAGCTACTGTAAAAGCAATTGCACCAACTTTTGGTGGAATTAATTTAGAAGACATAAAAGCTCCAGAAGCTTTTGAAATTGAAACTAGATTAAAAGCGGAATTAGACATCCCAGTAATGCATGATGACCAGCATGGAACAGCAATAATTTCTGCTGCTGCATTAAAAAATGCTATTGATATTACAGAGAAAGACATTAGTAAAGTTAAAATAGTTGTTAACGGAGCTGGTGCAGCTGCAATTTCTTGTACAAGATTATACTTAAAGTTAGGTGTAAAAAGAGAAAATGTTGTTATGTGCGATAGTAAAGGAGTTATAAGAAAAGATAGAGACAACCTTACTTCACAAAAAGAAGAATTTGCTACAGACCAAGATATTACTACTTTAGAAGAAGCAATGCATAATGCAGATGTATTTATTGGCCTTTCTATGGGTAATGTAGTAAATCCAGAAATGCTATTATCTATGGCTAAAGATCCAATTGTTTTTGCAATGGCAAATCCAGATCCAGAGATAGAATACGATTTAGCAGTAGCAACTAGAGATGATATTATTATGGCAACTGGTAGATCAGACCATCCTAATCAAGTAAATAATGTACTTGGATTTCCATTTATTTTTAGAGGTGCTTTAGATGTTAGAGCAACTAAAATTAATGAAGAAATGAAAATGGCTGCTGTTCATGCTTTAGCAGATTTAGCTAAAAAATCGGTACCAGAACAAGTAAATATTGTGTACGATGAAGTTAGTTTAACTTATGGAAGAGAATATATTATTCCAAAACCATTTGACCCAAGATTAATTTATGAAATTCCTCCAGCAATTGCAAAAGCTGCAATGGATTCTGGTGTTGCATTAGAACCAATTGAAGATTGGAACAAATATCGTGAGGAATTAATGGAACGTTCTGGTTCTGGAAGTAAAGAAATTAGGTTGTTACATAACAGAGCTAAAAGCAATCCTAAACGAATTGTTTTTGCAGAAGCAGATCATTTAGATGTATTAAAAGCCGCACAAAGAGTTCATGAAGAAAAAATTGGAATCCCAATTTTACTTGGTAGAAAAGAAGTTATTTTAGAATTAAAAGAGGAAATTGGCTTTACAGGTGATGTGGCTATCATTGATCCAAAAACTGATGAAGAAAGCGATCGTAGAAATCGTTTTGGAGAAGCTTATTGGAAAACGCGTCAAAGAAAAGGAAGAACATTTTCTGAAGCAAAAAAATTAATGCGAGAACGTAATTATTTTGCTGCAATGATGGTCAATGAAGGGGAAGCAGATGCCTTAATTACTGGGTATTCTAGACCTTATCCTTCAGTAGTAAAACCTATGTTAGAGTTAATTGAAAAAGATAAAGATGTATCTAGAATTGCTGCTTGTAATTTAATGTTAACAAAACAAGGACCATTATTTTTAGCAGATACAACAATTAATGAAAACCCTACCGCTAAAGATTTGGCAAAAATTGCACAAATGACAGGTAATTTTGCAAGTATGTTTGGTATGAAACCTAATATTGCTATGTTATCTTTCTCTAATTTTGGTTCTTCAAATTCAGAAACTTCTAAAAAAATTAGAGAGGCTGTTTCTTATATTCATAGACACTTTCCAAAAGTAGTTATCGATGGAGAGATTCAGGCAGATTTTGCATTGAATCCAGAATTATTGGCTAAAGAATTTCCATTTTCTAAATTGAACGGAAAAAAAGTAAATGTGTTAATTTTTCCTAATTTAGAATCTGCAAACATTACTTATAAATTATTAAAAGAAGTACAAGGTGCAGAATCTATTGGTCCAGTAATTTTAGGCTTCAACAAACCTGTTCATATTTTACAATTGGGTGCAAGTGTAGATGAAATGGTAAATATGGCTGCTTTAGCTGTTGTAGATGCGCAACAAAAAGAAAAACGTAATAACAAATAA
- a CDS encoding MFS transporter, with product MKFKKPKLSFWQILNMNVGFFGIQYSFGLQQSAVTPIYDFLGASPDQIPLLHLAGPVTGLLVQPIIGALSDKTWSPRFGRRKPYFLIGAILCSLTLLAFPFSSSLWMAAGLLWILDAGNNTAMEPYRALIADKLDDEQQPLGFQMQSFFTGLGQVLANLSLFIFPLIFIGTTGALPTWVYASFFLGAACSIGTILWSIRKTKEIPPTAEELAKLRSEKRSVIGPLVEIFSAIKDMPKVMWQLALVYLFQWYALFCYWQNSSKSVALSVWNATPDNTELYSEAVSWTGLVNGWYNVVTFLVAFALVGFAKKYSAKRVHAFCLIIAAIGFLAFPHIENKNLLFFAITGFGIGWASMMGIPYLMVVADIPKERYGVYMGIINMMIVIPMIIQTLSFGYILKNFLDNDPRNAITFAGVLLIISAIFTLFIKSKKQVQ from the coding sequence ATGAAATTCAAAAAACCTAAATTAAGCTTTTGGCAAATCTTAAATATGAATGTTGGGTTCTTTGGAATTCAATATAGTTTTGGATTGCAACAAAGTGCAGTTACACCAATTTACGATTTTTTAGGTGCAAGTCCAGATCAAATTCCATTATTACATCTTGCTGGTCCAGTAACAGGTTTGTTAGTACAACCAATTATTGGAGCATTAAGTGATAAAACTTGGAGTCCAAGATTTGGAAGACGTAAACCTTACTTTTTAATTGGAGCAATTTTATGTAGTTTAACTTTATTGGCATTTCCTTTTAGCAGTTCTTTATGGATGGCAGCAGGTTTGTTATGGATTTTAGATGCAGGTAACAACACTGCAATGGAACCTTACAGAGCATTAATTGCAGACAAATTAGATGACGAGCAACAACCTTTAGGGTTTCAAATGCAAAGTTTCTTTACTGGTTTGGGGCAGGTTTTGGCAAATTTATCATTATTTATATTTCCATTAATTTTTATAGGAACCACAGGTGCTTTACCAACTTGGGTGTATGCCTCTTTTTTCTTGGGAGCTGCTTGTTCTATAGGAACCATTTTATGGAGTATTCGTAAAACGAAAGAAATTCCTCCAACAGCAGAAGAATTAGCAAAATTAAGAAGTGAAAAAAGAAGTGTTATTGGTCCTTTGGTTGAAATTTTTTCAGCAATAAAAGACATGCCAAAAGTAATGTGGCAATTGGCATTGGTTTATTTATTTCAATGGTATGCACTGTTTTGTTATTGGCAAAACTCATCTAAAAGTGTGGCATTGTCTGTATGGAATGCAACACCAGACAATACAGAATTATATAGCGAAGCTGTAAGTTGGACAGGTTTAGTAAACGGTTGGTATAATGTAGTTACTTTTTTAGTAGCGTTTGCACTGGTTGGTTTTGCAAAAAAATATAGTGCAAAAAGAGTACACGCATTTTGTTTAATAATTGCTGCAATAGGGTTTTTAGCTTTTCCACATATCGAAAACAAAAACTTATTATTTTTTGCAATTACTGGTTTTGGTATTGGTTGGGCAAGTATGATGGGTATTCCGTATTTAATGGTGGTTGCAGACATTCCAAAAGAACGTTATGGTGTGTATATGGGTATTATTAATATGATGATTGTAATTCCAATGATTATTCAAACATTATCCTTTGGATACATTCTAAAAAACTTTTTAGATAACGACCCAAGAAACGCAATAACTTTTGCAGGTGTTTTACTGATTATAAGCGCCATTTTCACCCTATTTATTAAAAGTAAAAAACAAGTTCAGTAG
- a CDS encoding glycosidase translates to MNIISNGVMLNAYPDSIGTNLSDTVNLLQKEELKDVFSLFYVLPTFFNSDLDRGFSVIDYNLNKELVSTDDLKTLESLNIELKFDIVLNHLSVNSPQFKDLLANGEASKFKEFFIDWNTFWENNGTKNKDGIVIPKEEYLNKLFMRKSGLPILKVPFPDGTEKPYWNTFYQEINYSKITIEEILTIEGVTEDQAKTIAKKVNGAIENKLKIEDVDFENFNNLKGKIIPIVNKNRSFLGQMDVNAKSELVWDFYEETLAKVKSFGCKILRLDAFAYLHKEVGQTNFFNKPGTWNYLDRINEIAKKNDLILLPEIHAEYGVNLHDEVAKEGYQIYDFFLPGLMIHTLETASNKAIITWANEIIEKGYKTVNMLGCHDGIPVLDLKGKEINGTYNKGLLEDSEIESIMETVINRGGRVKNLYDPSGKKISYYQVNATFFSALGESEKKLLLARTIQMFMPGIPQVWYLDLFAGKNNYEAADKGGSGGHKEINRTTLSNEDIEEGLKTEIVKNQLKIMRLRNTSKAFLGTMEIKNSKENELHIKWKNNNEFAELKANLVTSSFTINFSENETIKKMNF, encoded by the coding sequence ATGAACATTATTTCTAACGGAGTTATGCTTAATGCATATCCAGACAGTATTGGAACCAATTTAAGTGACACTGTAAACTTGCTTCAAAAAGAAGAACTTAAAGATGTTTTTTCGTTGTTTTATGTGTTGCCAACTTTTTTTAATAGCGATTTAGACAGAGGTTTCTCTGTTATAGATTACAACTTAAATAAAGAATTAGTTTCTACAGATGATTTAAAAACGCTAGAAAGTTTAAATATTGAATTAAAATTCGATATTGTTTTGAATCACTTATCTGTAAATTCTCCACAGTTTAAAGATTTGTTAGCAAATGGTGAAGCTTCAAAATTCAAAGAATTTTTTATCGATTGGAATACTTTTTGGGAAAATAATGGAACAAAAAATAAAGACGGAATTGTAATTCCTAAAGAAGAATATCTTAATAAGTTATTCATGAGAAAATCTGGTCTTCCTATTTTAAAAGTCCCTTTTCCTGATGGAACAGAAAAACCGTATTGGAACACCTTTTATCAAGAAATAAACTATTCAAAAATTACTATTGAAGAAATTTTAACTATTGAGGGAGTTACTGAAGATCAAGCTAAAACTATTGCTAAAAAAGTAAACGGAGCCATTGAAAATAAACTTAAAATAGAAGATGTTGATTTTGAAAATTTCAATAATTTAAAAGGTAAAATTATTCCTATTGTAAATAAAAATAGGTCTTTTTTAGGACAAATGGATGTAAATGCAAAGTCGGAATTAGTTTGGGATTTTTACGAAGAAACATTAGCAAAAGTAAAAAGTTTTGGCTGTAAAATTCTACGTTTAGATGCTTTCGCTTATTTACACAAAGAAGTAGGCCAAACAAATTTTTTCAACAAACCAGGCACTTGGAATTATCTAGATAGAATTAATGAAATTGCAAAGAAAAACGATTTAATACTTTTACCAGAAATTCATGCAGAATATGGTGTAAATCTTCATGATGAAGTTGCCAAAGAAGGATACCAAATTTACGATTTTTTCTTACCAGGATTAATGATCCATACATTAGAAACTGCTTCGAACAAAGCAATTATAACTTGGGCAAATGAAATTATTGAAAAAGGGTACAAAACTGTAAATATGTTGGGTTGCCACGATGGAATTCCTGTTTTAGATTTAAAAGGAAAAGAAATCAATGGAACTTATAACAAAGGTTTATTAGAAGATTCAGAAATAGAATCTATTATGGAAACTGTTATAAATCGTGGTGGAAGAGTTAAAAACTTATACGATCCTTCAGGAAAAAAAATATCATATTACCAAGTAAATGCAACTTTCTTTAGTGCATTAGGCGAAAGTGAAAAGAAGTTATTATTGGCAAGAACAATACAAATGTTTATGCCAGGAATACCACAGGTTTGGTATTTAGACCTTTTTGCAGGTAAAAATAATTATGAAGCTGCAGACAAAGGTGGTAGTGGTGGTCATAAAGAAATTAACAGAACAACACTTTCTAACGAAGATATTGAAGAGGGTTTAAAAACAGAAATTGTTAAAAACCAACTTAAAATAATGCGTTTAAGAAATACCTCTAAAGCATTTTTAGGAACAATGGAAATTAAAAATTCAAAGGAAAATGAACTTCATATTAAGTGGAAAAATAACAATGAATTTGCCGAATTAAAAGCAAATCTTGTTACTAGTTCATTTACCATCAATTTTTCTGAAAATGAAACTATTAAAAAAATGAATTTCTAA
- a CDS encoding carbohydrate kinase family protein, with protein MSKVVCFGEVLWDVFPTHKKIGGAPLNVASRLSSFNQEVVMISAVGDDKPGEKLIEYLVENNVNTEHIQTKKEYQTGKVKVMLNEKGSASYDIKYPRAWDKIRFTEGARNAVKSADAFVFGSLVARDETSRDTLYQLIELAKYKIFDLNLRPPYYTTDVLIHLMEKANFIKFNDDELFEVCKEMGSKYNSLEQNLKFIAEKTNTKHICVTKGSHGAVLLHGGNLYYNSGFLIKVVDTVGAGDSFLGSLISQLLNEVKPQEAIDFACAIGALVAKSEGANPKILQTEIEAFINPK; from the coding sequence ATGTCAAAAGTAGTTTGTTTTGGAGAAGTATTATGGGATGTTTTTCCTACTCACAAAAAAATAGGAGGCGCACCATTAAACGTTGCAAGTAGATTAAGTTCTTTTAATCAGGAAGTAGTTATGATTAGTGCAGTTGGAGATGATAAACCTGGTGAAAAACTAATAGAGTATTTAGTAGAAAATAATGTTAATACAGAGCATATTCAAACTAAAAAAGAATATCAAACAGGTAAAGTAAAAGTAATGTTAAATGAAAAAGGTTCTGCTTCATATGATATTAAATATCCTAGAGCATGGGATAAAATTCGTTTTACTGAAGGGGCTAGAAATGCAGTAAAATCTGCAGATGCTTTTGTATTTGGAAGCTTGGTAGCTAGAGATGAAACCTCTAGAGATACCTTATATCAATTAATTGAATTAGCTAAATATAAAATTTTTGACCTTAATTTAAGACCACCTTATTACACCACTGATGTTTTAATTCACTTAATGGAAAAAGCAAACTTTATTAAGTTTAATGATGATGAATTATTTGAGGTTTGTAAAGAGATGGGTTCTAAGTACAATTCTTTAGAGCAAAACTTAAAATTTATAGCAGAAAAAACAAATACTAAACATATTTGTGTTACTAAAGGTTCTCATGGTGCAGTTCTTCTTCATGGAGGAAATTTGTATTATAACAGTGGTTTCTTAATTAAAGTGGTAGATACTGTTGGTGCTGGAGACTCTTTTTTAGGTTCATTAATAAGTCAATTATTAAATGAAGTAAAACCCCAAGAAGCTATAGATTTTGCTTGCGCTATTGGAGCATTAGTTGCAAAAAGTGAAGGGGCTAATCCAAAAATATTACAAACAGAAATTGAAGCTTTTATTAATCCAAAATAA